AGGAGATCTTAACGTAGCCCCAAGGCTCCTTAAGCACCTCGCCGCCAAGTAAAGACAGAGGAGGCATTGCCGAAAACTTAGGCGCCGTCACGAAGGCTAAGGCCGCGGCCAGAGCCAAAACCAGCCCTACAAAGTAGGTACGTAGCACACAGAGATCTAAAGGCCCCCTTTTAAGCAATTCCATAGTGTTAACTACGGAATGGTATTACTTATTTCATTTTTATGCTAGATATATTGTAACTAAAAATTGAAAATATAGGTACGGGCCAAGGATCTGGGTGATCGTTATGTACCCCGACCGCACTCGGTCGGCGGCGCCGCAGGTCAAGTAGAGGTGTTGCGGGCGGTGGGCGTGGCCAAGAAATGGCGGAAAATACTCCGAGGCGTTGCCGCTGATAATAGCTACAGACTGGCGGCATGTGCAGATTACTGACATACATAACTGCCCACGTTGCGGCGCTGAGGGTGGCGGGCGAGGCGTTGGCCGTGTGGGAGAGGTAGATTTTAAATAGGGAATTGGTGTATAGCCATGGGTTACTACTACTGCGACTTCGACGCGGCGGCGGCGGCGATAGACTCCATGCTGAGCGAGTTGGTCAAGGAGCAGCTGGGGGAGGTGCCCCGGGGGGAGTTGGAGGCGCTGAGGGAATTTGTATTTAGGGACTTTATGCACTATTTAGCCACGAGGGCTGGTATATACAACTGGGGGAGGTTTTCGGAACAGAAGGCGCGCTTGCGCCTCTGTATGTATGTAGAGAGGATGTGGGGGAGGCTTTGGGAAATCGCGGCGGAGTGGTTCAACTTGTGGAAGCTTAAGTGGAACCAGAGGGTGAGGCTTGTCTTCTCAGAGGAGGAGTTTAAGAGGGCTACCCAGTCGGTGAAGTGGAGCGCCGACCTCGACACCGCGTTGAAGAAGATAAACCTCACCGAACTGCGGCTGTTCGTCATCGCCAACCTCGTGAGGAACGGGGAGGTGGCCGGGGTGGAGCAGATAGCCGACTACATAATTAGAGACGAGCTAAACGCCATTGTGGAGAGGTACGGCGCCGAGAAGGCCGTGGATATGTATAAAAGCGGCAAGCTAGCCGCGAGAATCCTCGAGAGGATATCAGCGTTGAGGAAGATGACGGATCCCGTCCTCCTCCTGAAGTTCGACTTCAGCAGAGTCCAGCACCCCCCCTAGTCATCTAATAAAGATCTTCGTCTCCTTCGACACGTATGCGGGCTCCCTCGGCGAAATCTCCCTCACCAGGAGCTTAACCCAGCTCCCGTCCTCCGCCTGTACAAAACCTGTGAAGTTTGTAAATACCGGCACCCTGTAGACAATCATGAGGTTGACGAGCTTCATTAGCTGGTCGGCGTCCAGCGCCCTGGCCGCCTCCACCCCCATAGCCACAGATCCCGCCTCGTATACCCTGCTCAGCCTCTTAATCAACACAGTTCTGAAGCCGCTCACCGCCATGTAGACGTCCACCGTAAGCAACAGCCCCGCCTTGACCGTCTCAACCACCTCCACTACCCGGGCCGAGGAGACCCCGGCCTTGCTCTCAATCCGCAAGCCGTCGCCCACCCTCACCCCCAGCGCCCTGGCGAGGTCCACCCCCAGCCAGGCCTTGAACCCCACCTCCTCGGTATAGCCGTAGAGCCTCGCAACGGCGTACATCGCGACAGCTTTTCAAAACCCAAATATAAGCTTAATGAATATATCAACAAGAAAGGCGGGGCGCAGACGCCTACGGTAAGCCTCTGTTACATACGTCCCTGCATCTGCGCCACATAGCGGCGGGTAGCCGCTTAACATGTTTTTAAGAGGTGTCCACCTCCCGCCGTGTTTTTCCTCGTGGGGGTCGGGCCGGGGCCCGGCTACATTACGGAGGTAGCGGCTAGAATTATACGGGAGGCCGACTGCGTCTTTTACGAAGACTACACCGGTCCTCTCGACGTGGAGGGGCTGAGGAGGGTGGCCAGGTCTGAGCCTGTGCGGCTCACCCGCCGCGACTTGGAGGAGGAGTCTGGTAGGAAAATTTTCGAGTGCCTGAGAGAAGGCCGCCGGGCTGTGCTGGTCACCGCCGGCGACCCCGCCCTCGCCACGGCGCACAGCGCCTTGGTGGCCCTCGCCAGGTCAAGGGGTTACCGGGCGGAGGTGGTGCCCGGGGTGTCTATCATATGCGCCGCCTTCTCCGTCAGCTGCCTGTCGATATACAAGATGGGGGGTGTGGCCACCGTGACGTACCCAAGAGGCGGCGTCTACTCCACAAGGCCCTACGAGCTGGTGGAGCAAAACCTGAAGCGGGGCTTCCACACCCTCCTCCTACTCGACGTCAGAGAAGACGGCGCGTTCATGCCGCCTAGAGACGCCGCCGCGGTGTTGATGCAGCTAGAGGAGCGGGAGAGGCGCGGCGTCTTCACCCCCGCTCTGCCGGTGGTTGTGGTGTACCGCCTCGGCTGGGGAGGCTCGGCGCTGTACACCACCCTCGGCGACTTGGCAACCAGCGGCATCGAGGGGCCGGCAGTCGTCATAGTCCCCTCCCAGCTGAGCCCGGTGGAGAGGGAATGCGTCGAGGGGCTCGCCAGGCGCCAAGCCGTTTAAATACCACCTTATGTATATGCCGTGGGTGAGGACATAACCCCGGTATACGCCCAGGGGTTCTACATCGTGAGCCGCGGCGTGGTTAACATGGTGATTATCTTCGACTACTTGGATAGGGGGCAGTACTACCACAGCCTGCTTAGACGTGGGGGCGACGCCTTAGCTAGAGAGATTTCTACTGTGTGGGAGAATATGCAGAGGTTTATGGACGAGGAGATTGTGCGAATCAACGGGGAGAGGGTGAGGCCCGTAATCCACGACGTGTATATCGGCTTGAGGGGGGCGCCGACTAGGCCATACATCACCTTCCTAGGCTCGTTCCCGGCGCCGCTGAGGGAGGGCGAGAACCTCTACGAGAACTACTACGAGGAGGAGGTGGCTGACTACGACTACGAGGCTGTGTGGGTGTTTCCCCAGGGCGTGGAGGTGATGGAGTGGCACTTCGGCGGCGAGGTGGAGACCCCCGAGCCCAACATACTAAGAGTCCGCGTGGCGAAGGGCACCAACGTGGGGGGTAGGGAGTATATAAAGTTCAGGTTATAGACGGGGAGTACGCACCTCTCCGACTCCATGCTTAAAAAACTACCCAGCTACATAGGTGTGGATGCGTGGTATAGGCTGAGGTATCTCTGGGCTAGTCTAGTGTTTAGAAACAAGCCCGTAATCCGCAGAGTCAAGCCTGTGGAGGAGCTAATCGACGAAGTCGTGAGGCACTGCCCCAGGCCCTACCGGATGATGTGCTTCACAGCGGCGAGGGAACTCAACCTCAGCCTCCCGGCGATAGCCAGCTCCGGCAGAGACGTGCCGACCGCCGTGGCGCTGGCGCTTGAAGACGTCACCTCGGGAGACGCAGAATTGCCGCGCTTATGGCGTTACATAAAAACAGGCGACCCCGGCACAGACCCGGCGGAGCTGTTAAAAAAGTGGAGAAAGGCATTTAAGCCCTGAGGACCTCCAAACTCGCCTCAGTTCTCCAGATCCGGTGCCGGAGCCGCTTTTTACGAGATTTTCTCAAGGACTAGGCCCCTCCCGGACTCTATCCTCACTTTGAAGGCCTTGGTTTCGTGGGCGGTCATTCTCATCTTCTTTATTATCAGCCACCTCCGCACCTCCTTGGCTGTCTCCACCTCGTCCATCCACATGTGTATCACCCCGTCGGCGATGTGTTCAAGGCCGAAGCCGTAGGCCTGCCTCGTGGTCGGGGCGTACTGGCTGGTGAGGAGCGCCGTCACGTTGTCTCGGTGGGTGGCTATCTTCAGCTGGTAGCTGTACTTCCTAGCCATGACGGGCTTATCCACCCAGAAGGCCGACATGGAGTCGATGACGAGCCTCACGTGCCGCTCCGGCGTGCCCCTCTCCCCCGCCACGGCTAGTATCTTATAGGCCTCGTTGATGGCCTCGATAAGGGTGTCGATGGAGAGGGCGGCGTAGCGCCTAACCTTCTCCGGGCTCTCCTCCCTGGCCCTCTCGGTGAGTTGTCTAGCCACCTTCAAAAGTCCGAATATATCGATCACCACGATCTCGGGTAGCTCCTCCGGCTCCTTCCTCCACGCGATGTTGTAGGCGGCGTACTGGGCTAAGTCCATGCCCAGCTGCTTGGCCTGCTCCATGACGTCTCTAAACTCCTGCTCTGTGGTGACGTAGACCACGGGGTCGCCGGCCCTCAGCCCCGCATATGCGAAGTGGATGCATAGAATAGATTTGCCCACCCCCGGCTCCCCCGTGGCCACCACCCAGGAGCCCTGGGGTATGCCCCCCTCCAGCGCTCTGTCCAGCTCCTCCACACCCGTGGAAATCCTCTTCACAGGTACACCCTTGTTAGTGTTTAAAAAGGAGTTTAAGGAAATGCCATGGCTAAGATGGTTGTAAGCCTCTCGGTAGTCCCCCTGGGCACCGGCACCCCGAGCCTGTCTAAATACGTGGCGAGGGTAACCGAGGTCATAAAGACGTCTGGATTTAGGTACAGGACGGGGGCCGGCTTCACCGACATAGAGCTCGACAGCTACCAGCAACTCGCAAACCTCCTCGAGAATATTGAAAAGACGCTGACTGACATGGGCGTGCAGAGGATATCTATCACGATCAAAATCGACCGCCGGCTCGACAAGGAGCTACACATCGAGGAGAAGATAGCTAAGGCCGAAGGTTTATAAACCTGGGCGTACTCCAAGGAGGCAGGATCGGCCCCGGAGACGGCCCGCCGGGCCGCCGGTGATAGGGGCTCCGGCTAAAACCTCCTCCTATTCTTTTCAAGCTTTTCGAAATAGGCCTTCTCGAGATCTACCCCCAGGAGCCCGGCTATGGTGAGCGTGTAGATAAACACGTCTGTCAACTCCTCGACGAGGGCGTCCCGCACGTCGCTTAGCTTCACGTCGCCGTGTCCATACACGGCGCTTCTCACCACCTTCTTCACGAGGTTAGCCGCCTCCCCCACCTCGCCGGCGAGGGCATTCGTCAAGTACTCAAGCCTCAGCGCCAGATCTCTCTCGTCCTTAACATCCCAAAACCTGGGGAACTTCTCCCTCGAAAAGGCTGTCTGTATCTCTACAAGCTTGGCGAGGTCCACCAAGTATACGCCGCGGCGGCGTATATATCAGGGACGTTGCAAAATAAGTAATGGCCAAAAAATACGCACGCCGCCGCCTTCATGGAGATCTACACCGTAGAGATCTACCCCCAGTACCTCCTTCTGAAGACGAGAGACGGGAGGGCGACCTACAAAGTAGACGGCTACAGAGTGTTTGGGAGGGGTGACTTCATGTGGCATCCCCACAGCATATACATATCACGCCGCCACTTTGCCGTGGGGCGCCAGGGCGGGGGATACTTCATAGAGGATCTGGGGAGCACCAACGGGACTTTTGTAAACGGGGTAGACATCAGAGGCGTGGGACGCGTCGATATTAAGCCCGGAGATGTTATAAACGTGGCCAACGTGGTAGAGCTATTGGTAGACTAGCATTTAGTTTATTTAACTCCGGGGGCCGGCATGCCTATCTTAAGATTTCGGCGAGTTTTTCTGCGCATAAAGTCCTCAATCTCAGATAGTGGCTTATCATCAATTCTCTCAAGGCGAATTCCGATCCCAGCAACGTTATGTGTCTGTGTTTGCCGCTGTGGCGTTGCCGGTTGCCGCCGGGGCTGGGCCTGATCCTCTAAGCGGCGTGGATGTGTCTGGGAAGGCTGTTAACTACGTTGGGGGCCGCACGACGCCTCGGGGTAGGATCGCGGCTCTTTCCCACTACGACGTGTTGAAGACTACTGAGCCGCTGACGTGTTCAGACGGCGCCGCCAACTTCACATGTCTACTCTCCAAGACAGAGACAGTGGCTAAGGCTGGCGCCACGTCGGATATCACAGAGGGGCGATTAGAGAGCCATTACGTAGGTGTTGGCTACGGTAATGTTAAAGTCTTGGGCTTATTAAAAGCCCATATGAGATGCCGAGATGGTGACAACGGCTCGCCTGTGTACAGAAGAGGGTGGCCAATCGGATTCAATAGTGTTAAGATTTATGCTTACGGCGTTGTGTCAGGCGCCTATGGTTATGTGTGCTTCTTTAGCTCACTTATAGCGCACCATCTGTATGTTAAATATGCGTAAAAAATATTTTGTTGTTACACTAATTTTGATTTTTCTATTAATAAGTTATATCTATGGCTATGACCCGTTTTGGTTTTTCCATAGTTATATTCATAACCTGTATATGACTCTCCATATTTTATATATTAATTTATTTGTTAATGAAAAAGATGTGTGTTTTGTGAATTTTGATGTGTCCTGTACATCTGTGGGCAATATATCTGGTGTCGTGTATGGCCCTTGTGAGTACGGCGGTGTGGTTGAGGCCCCGCGCCCAGTGGAGGCGCGGAATTTCAGGTGCGTAGCCGCTGGGCGTGTTGGCAATAAGACGGCGGTGGTGTTTGTAGGTAAAGTAGTCACCGGCTATCCAGATCCCGAGGCGCCGTTTGACCTGCACCTAAAACAGCTTTGCGCCAACAAGAGGGGGTTCTACGCCTTCCCGCTTGCGCTTGTTGGCTACGACGCCGTGTATGTGATATACCCCGAGGACGGCGTGGGCTACCTCACCTTTGCCTACAACTATATGTGGTTTAACCATACCCACTTCCTCTTCACCAGCGACGGTGTCTATGTGAAGGCCTTGCTTACACTCCCCGTGTCTAACAGATCCGTGGCTCTCGAAACGGGGGTCAAGACTGAGGTTATGGGCCAGGTGTTGAGAAACTGCGCTTATAGGTTGCTGGTGCCGAATTTCGACATGGCTAAGCTAAAAGTAGGCGCGCCGCTTTACAACACTTCTGGGTTCTACATAAAGGTGGGGTGAGGCGCCGCCGAGGCTCTGCGGAGAGGTTCGGAGGGCGGTCTAGAGGTGCGCCAGTATTCTGTGGAAGGTGTCTCTCAGCGCCGGCCTCTTCCCGGCCTCCCTGGCGATGGCGGCCAGCTCCTCCACCGAGGCGCTGTGCCTCGCACCGGCTGAGGTGAGGACGGCTTCGTTGTACATGGTCCCTACGAGGTCGTTCGCCCCGGCGAGGAGGAGCGTCGAGGCTAGCTTCTTACCGACGGAGAGCCAGTAGGCCCCCACCTTGAGGGCGCCCCCCAGTATCAGCCTAGCTATTGCCACCACCTTTACGTCGTATGTAGAGGGGGCTGGCCGGGTCACCACGCCTCTGGCGTGTAGCTCGGTGTTGAGGGGGTTGAACTTGACGGGTATAAACAGCATCAAGCCGCCGGTCTTCTCCTGGAGCTCTTTTACGCGGAAGATGTGGTCCACCACGTGCTCCTCCCTCTCGACGTGGCCGTAGAGCATGGTGGCGTTGCTGGGGATGCCCAGCTTGTGGGCGACCTCCGCTATCTGTATCCACTCCTCGCCGGAGATTTTGTGGGGGGACACCACCCTCCTCACCTCGTCGGCGAAGATCTCCGCGCCGCCCCCCGATATGGCGTCGAGACCTGCGTCCCTCCACCGGGCCAGCACCTCCCCCCAGCTCATCCCCCAGAGCTTTGCGTAGTACGCCACCTCCGCCATTGTGGGGCCTTTGATGACGACGCGCGGCGCCCTCTTCTTCACAGCCTTGAAAAGCTCGTCGAAGTACTCGGGCTTTAGGAACGGGTTGAAGCCGCCGTTGACGTGTAGCTCCGTCACCCCCAGCTCCTTGGCGAAGCGCTCCACAAGCGCCCCCACCTCCTCAGGGCTCCTTAGGTAGCCCTCTCCGTGGCCGGGGAGTCTGTAGAAGGCGCATATGGGGCACTTAGCCACGCATATGTTTGTGTAGTTTATCACTACGTTGTTGACGAAGGTCACCACGTCGCCGAAGAGCTTCTGCGTATAGAGGTGCGCCGCCTCTGCCAAGGTGAAGAAGTCTACCTCGCGCATTAGGTAGACGGCGTCGCCCCTGTCCAAGCCCCTCGCGGCCATCTCCAGAACCTCCCCCACAGTTGCCACGTACGTCACGCGTTTCGCCCTTTTTAAATTTCTGTCAACGTGTGGCTAACTACAAAACTTATAAGATGCACACGACGCCGGTCTGTGGAGTACGGGAGGGGGGATATCGAGAGGCTTTTGAAAGAGGACCTCTGGGCCCTGGGGAGGAGGGCGTATGAGATTCGGAAGAGGCTGTATGGAGACGCCGCAACGTACATCAGCAACATGGTGCTGAACTACACCAACGTCTGCGTGGTGGGCTGTAGCTTCTGCGCCTTCTACCGCCCGCCGGGGCACGGGGAGGCCTACAGCTACACGGTGGAGGAGGCGGTTAAGCGCGTGCTGGCGGTGGACGCGGTCCACGGCCTTAGGCAGGTGCTTATCCAGGGCGGGGTGAACCCCGACATCGGGATTGAGTATTTCGAAGAGCTCTTCCGCGCCCTCAAGGCGAAGGCCCCCCACATAGCCATCCACGCCCTGTCGCCGCTTGAGGTGGAGTACCTCTCCCGGAGGGAGAGGGCCACGTACCGCGAGGTGCTTGAGAGGCTCAAGGCGGCGGGTATGGACACCATGCCGGGGGGC
The sequence above is drawn from the Pyrobaculum ferrireducens genome and encodes:
- a CDS encoding MazG nucleotide pyrophosphohydrolase domain-containing protein; the protein is MDLAKLVEIQTAFSREKFPRFWDVKDERDLALRLEYLTNALAGEVGEAANLVKKVVRSAVYGHGDVKLSDVRDALVEELTDVFIYTLTIAGLLGVDLEKAYFEKLEKNRRRF
- a CDS encoding MTH1187 family thiamine-binding protein, which codes for MAKMVVSLSVVPLGTGTPSLSKYVARVTEVIKTSGFRYRTGAGFTDIELDSYQQLANLLENIEKTLTDMGVQRISITIKIDRRLDKELHIEEKIAKAEGL
- a CDS encoding SAM-dependent methyltransferase; translated protein: MFFLVGVGPGPGYITEVAARIIREADCVFYEDYTGPLDVEGLRRVARSEPVRLTRRDLEEESGRKIFECLREGRRAVLVTAGDPALATAHSALVALARSRGYRAEVVPGVSIICAAFSVSCLSIYKMGGVATVTYPRGGVYSTRPYELVEQNLKRGFHTLLLLDVREDGAFMPPRDAAAVLMQLEERERRGVFTPALPVVVVYRLGWGGSALYTTLGDLATSGIEGPAVVIVPSQLSPVERECVEGLARRQAV
- a CDS encoding FHA domain-containing protein → MEIYTVEIYPQYLLLKTRDGRATYKVDGYRVFGRGDFMWHPHSIYISRRHFAVGRQGGGYFIEDLGSTNGTFVNGVDIRGVGRVDIKPGDVINVANVVELLVD
- a CDS encoding KaiC domain-containing protein, translating into MKRISTGVEELDRALEGGIPQGSWVVATGEPGVGKSILCIHFAYAGLRAGDPVVYVTTEQEFRDVMEQAKQLGMDLAQYAAYNIAWRKEPEELPEIVVIDIFGLLKVARQLTERAREESPEKVRRYAALSIDTLIEAINEAYKILAVAGERGTPERHVRLVIDSMSAFWVDKPVMARKYSYQLKIATHRDNVTALLTSQYAPTTRQAYGFGLEHIADGVIHMWMDEVETAKEVRRWLIIKKMRMTAHETKAFKVRIESGRGLVLEKIS
- a CDS encoding CofH family radical SAM protein; its protein translation is MAARGLDRGDAVYLMREVDFFTLAEAAHLYTQKLFGDVVTFVNNVVINYTNICVAKCPICAFYRLPGHGEGYLRSPEEVGALVERFAKELGVTELHVNGGFNPFLKPEYFDELFKAVKKRAPRVVIKGPTMAEVAYYAKLWGMSWGEVLARWRDAGLDAISGGGAEIFADEVRRVVSPHKISGEEWIQIAEVAHKLGIPSNATMLYGHVEREEHVVDHIFRVKELQEKTGGLMLFIPVKFNPLNTELHARGVVTRPAPSTYDVKVVAIARLILGGALKVGAYWLSVGKKLASTLLLAGANDLVGTMYNEAVLTSAGARHSASVEELAAIAREAGKRPALRDTFHRILAHL